The following coding sequences lie in one Pectobacterium sp. A5351 genomic window:
- a CDS encoding IS3 family transposase (programmed frameshift): MAKPKYSLETRLAVVNHYLAGKDGTHRTAERFGVERTSVRRWVRAWQLHGIDGITWKNDRHSPAFRMTVVQTVLNEELSMREAAARFNISTETVVRHWVNVYKDAGEKGLLSIKPGRSKDMTKPKKTPPLTDAALEKLSPEELRAELRYLRAENAYLKKPEGLSSKREKRQKAGIISELRLEYALGDLLRAAGMSRSTWYHNMNALKRVDRHAGLKDKIREIYHYHKGRYGYRRITLSLRKQGLLVNHKTVQRLMAELSLRSLIRVKKYRAWKGEMGKAAPNILSRNFSASKANEKWVTDVTEFSVQGKKLYLSPVLDLFNREIISYSLSERPVMEMVNTMLHDAFSALGPEDTPLLHTDQGWQYRMAGYQAKLKAQGMTQSMSRKGNCLDNAVMENFFGTLKSECFYLNRFSDLNELRKAIEDYIHYYNNERISLKLKGLSPVEYRTRALIAA, encoded by the exons ATGGCAAAGCCAAAATATTCCCTCGAAACCAGATTAGCTGTAGTTAATCACTACCTCGCCGGAAAAGATGGAACACATCGTACAGCTGAACGCTTTGGTGTTGAGAGAACATCAGTGCGACGCTGGGTAAGAGCCTGGCAACTCCATGGTATTGATGGCATTACCTGGAAAAATGACCGCCATTCTCCGGCGTTCCGGATGACTGTTGTCCAGACTGTTCTCAATGAAGAACTTTCGATGCGTGAAGCTGCCGCACGGTTTAATATCTCAACTGAAACCGTTGTCCGGCACTGGGTGAATGTATACAAAGACGCAGGTGAGAAAGGACTTCTGAGCATAAAACCAGGCCGGAGCAAGGACATGACAAAACCCAAAAAAACACCTCCACTTACCGATGCTGCACTGGAAAAGTTATCTCCCGAAGAACTGCGGGCTGAACTTCGTTACCTGCGCGCAGAGAATGCCTATCTAAAAAAGC CTGAAGGCCTTAGTTCAAAGCGAGAAAAGCGGCAGAAAGCCGGAATAATCAGTGAGCTAAGGCTGGAGTATGCGCTCGGTGATCTTCTGCGTGCAGCGGGTATGTCCCGTAGTACGTGGTATCACAATATGAATGCGCTGAAGCGAGTGGACAGGCATGCCGGGCTGAAAGATAAAATCAGAGAGATTTACCACTATCACAAAGGGCGTTATGGCTACCGCAGGATCACACTCTCACTGAGAAAACAGGGGTTGTTGGTAAACCATAAAACTGTGCAGAGACTGATGGCGGAGCTGTCACTCCGCTCTCTGATAAGGGTGAAGAAATATCGTGCCTGGAAAGGGGAAATGGGCAAGGCTGCGCCCAATATCCTGAGCCGGAACTTCAGTGCATCGAAAGCCAACGAAAAATGGGTCACGGATGTTACAGAGTTCTCGGTGCAGGGTAAAAAGCTGTACCTGTCGCCGGTTCTCGATCTGTTTAACCGGGAGATTATCTCCTACAGCCTGTCGGAAAGGCCGGTGATGGAGATGGTTAATACGATGCTGCACGATGCGTTCTCAGCGCTCGGACCGGAGGATACACCGCTGCTGCACACGGATCAGGGCTGGCAATACCGAATGGCAGGCTATCAGGCAAAGTTAAAGGCACAGGGTATGACGCAAAGCATGTCACGCAAGGGAAACTGCCTGGATAACGCGGTGATGGAGAACTTCTTCGGCACACTGAAATCGGAGTGTTTTTACCTGAACAGGTTCAGCGATCTGAATGAACTGAGGAAGGCGATAGAGGACTATATCCATTACTATAACAACGAGCGGATCAGCCTGAAATTAAAAGGCCTGAGTCCGGTAGAATACCGAACCCGGGCCCTGATAGCCGCTTAA
- a CDS encoding phage tail assembly protein translates to MHTETYSLQFPYTTSAGQRVESISLKRLKVKDIKAVKKISDDPSNWDDALLSRMTGLVPEDIDEMDAQDYMALQKRFQQLLGLDNAAGAAVESAGATGEVVSLSAE, encoded by the coding sequence ATGCACACTGAAACCTATTCTCTGCAATTCCCTTACACCACCTCTGCCGGCCAACGCGTGGAGTCCATTTCGCTCAAGCGTTTGAAAGTCAAAGACATCAAAGCGGTGAAAAAAATCAGCGATGACCCAAGCAACTGGGACGACGCGCTGCTGTCACGCATGACCGGTCTGGTGCCGGAAGACATTGATGAGATGGACGCGCAGGACTACATGGCGCTGCAAAAACGATTTCAGCAGCTACTTGGGTTGGATAACGCAGCCGGCGCTGCTGTGGAAAGCGCAGGCGCTACTGGCGAGGTGGTTTCGCTTTCAGCCGAGTGA
- a CDS encoding phage tail tape measure protein yields MLLNGVMLGRAFGATLDDTKKSLQPLSDKLKQAEEWQRLFNQSLERFGNVSLHSTQVTSRLSQSLSKLVTNQERLESSQSRQETLRSRRSELASDFKTKREQFGFVMKPIVASVTRYASFEAQLRDISIAHGISSEQEKLMGQKLRQSSQRVNQTPDALLSTTGQLLARGMSKEQVTDVAEVLGKTSTASGAALSDLTALSATLDGVFNLKGAKALEESFSRMLTGTKQGFSMASMAQYATALAPGFTVMGATGNQALSQLVSSLSATKGTDTEANTAARLGSFMNAVGRTDIAGSYYNAGVDYNASLKSYMKGGYSQYDAAVQISNRFIDSKGSQFQQRWDRASKAGNIDAQQSLMQRYGLQEVFRTPEAVNHAMSMKQNWQSYQANQQRMNSPEATQVLGLDFARQNDTLTARWNRMTTSVMNIALNVGEALTPVLVSLSDALIPILDQLVTWTAANPELVRGIVMAVAGFFAFRMALSGAKLGMTTLLSPLQSVWGGILQVQRGWQLFNAGLRTTGVLQGVGAALNWLVGGAGTLGRMLGGMLRSGLMMAGRAVLFLGRMLLMNPIGLAITAIAGAAYLIYQYWEPIIAFFKNLWSQVSQAFNAGWEALNNAVSGGVVGITALLLDWSPYGVLYSIFADTVSELGIQLPSSLSELGGVIIDSLVKGLVSYFPELKNVLKTIDEFIPDSVKDFLGIGSKKVSVEASGQSVAASIMTPPVLQPTQVSALSLQPTQHVESPKAEKDVVLVATPQQRVAMTSSVGGAKGKLVSGAPSERVQVAFSPTIYLNGQKAAPTPEMTKTLTLSMNELENMLNKLLTQRERRGYA; encoded by the coding sequence ATGCTTTTAAACGGTGTCATGCTGGGTAGGGCGTTTGGCGCCACGCTGGATGACACAAAAAAATCCCTGCAGCCACTTAGCGATAAACTCAAACAAGCTGAGGAGTGGCAGCGTCTGTTTAATCAGTCGCTAGAACGTTTTGGCAATGTCAGTTTGCACAGCACACAAGTGACATCCCGACTGAGCCAGTCACTAAGTAAATTGGTAACCAATCAGGAACGGCTGGAGAGTAGCCAGTCACGTCAGGAAACGCTACGTAGCCGTCGAAGTGAACTCGCTAGTGACTTTAAGACTAAGCGCGAACAGTTTGGTTTTGTCATGAAACCGATTGTGGCGTCGGTCACACGCTATGCGTCGTTTGAAGCGCAGTTGCGCGACATCAGCATTGCTCATGGGATATCGAGCGAGCAGGAAAAGTTGATGGGGCAGAAGCTACGTCAATCTTCTCAACGAGTAAACCAAACGCCGGATGCGCTGCTCAGTACTACAGGACAGCTGCTTGCTCGCGGTATGTCAAAAGAGCAGGTAACGGATGTGGCCGAGGTGCTGGGGAAAACGTCAACGGCCTCTGGCGCGGCGCTTTCCGATCTTACCGCGCTTTCGGCCACATTGGATGGCGTGTTTAACCTGAAAGGGGCGAAAGCGCTGGAGGAATCCTTCTCCCGCATGCTGACGGGGACTAAGCAAGGGTTTTCCATGGCGTCGATGGCGCAATACGCGACCGCGCTGGCCCCAGGGTTTACAGTGATGGGGGCGACGGGTAATCAGGCGCTGAGTCAGTTGGTTTCCAGTCTGAGTGCGACAAAAGGCACGGATACGGAAGCGAATACGGCGGCTCGACTGGGGAGTTTCATGAATGCCGTGGGACGAACCGATATTGCCGGCAGTTATTACAACGCGGGTGTAGATTACAACGCATCGCTAAAAAGCTATATGAAAGGTGGCTACTCACAGTACGACGCTGCGGTTCAGATTAGTAACCGATTCATCGACAGCAAAGGCAGCCAATTCCAGCAACGGTGGGATAGGGCCAGCAAAGCGGGCAACATCGACGCACAGCAAAGCTTAATGCAGCGTTACGGCTTGCAGGAGGTGTTCCGAACACCAGAAGCGGTAAACCATGCGATGTCGATGAAGCAGAACTGGCAGAGCTATCAAGCGAACCAACAGCGGATGAACAGCCCAGAAGCCACGCAAGTGTTGGGTCTCGACTTCGCCCGACAGAATGACACATTAACCGCGCGCTGGAATCGAATGACAACATCAGTGATGAATATTGCGCTTAATGTGGGTGAAGCGCTGACGCCGGTATTGGTTTCTCTGAGTGATGCGCTGATCCCTATTCTGGATCAATTGGTGACCTGGACGGCAGCGAACCCTGAACTGGTTCGCGGGATCGTGATGGCCGTCGCCGGTTTCTTCGCGTTCAGAATGGCATTGAGCGGGGCGAAGTTGGGGATGACCACGCTGTTATCGCCTTTGCAGAGCGTTTGGGGCGGTATTTTGCAAGTTCAGCGCGGCTGGCAATTGTTCAATGCGGGATTAAGAACGACGGGCGTATTGCAAGGTGTGGGAGCGGCGCTGAACTGGTTGGTTGGCGGAGCCGGAACATTAGGGCGCATGCTTGGCGGTATGTTACGTAGTGGCTTGATGATGGCAGGCCGAGCGGTTTTATTTCTGGGGCGTATGCTGCTGATGAATCCGATTGGGTTAGCAATAACGGCAATCGCGGGTGCAGCTTACCTGATTTACCAATATTGGGAACCAATTATCGCATTCTTTAAAAACCTCTGGTCACAAGTCAGTCAGGCTTTTAATGCGGGGTGGGAAGCACTCAATAATGCGGTATCTGGTGGCGTAGTGGGTATTACAGCCTTACTGCTCGATTGGTCACCCTACGGTGTGCTGTATTCCATCTTTGCTGATACCGTTAGCGAACTGGGTATTCAGCTTCCCAGCAGCCTCAGTGAGCTCGGTGGCGTGATTATTGACTCCTTGGTTAAGGGGCTGGTCAGTTATTTCCCCGAGCTAAAAAATGTCCTGAAAACGATCGATGAGTTTATTCCCGATAGTGTTAAAGACTTTCTGGGTATCGGCTCGAAAAAAGTGTCTGTAGAAGCCAGCGGTCAATCTGTGGCTGCCAGTATTATGACTCCACCCGTTCTGCAACCCACTCAAGTATCTGCATTGTCGCTACAGCCGACGCAGCATGTTGAATCACCTAAGGCTGAAAAGGACGTGGTGCTCGTAGCAACGCCGCAACAGCGGGTTGCAATGACATCATCTGTCGGTGGAGCGAAAGGTAAGTTAGTCTCTGGAGCCCCTTCCGAGCGTGTTCAGGTCGCTTTCTCACCCACCATTTATCTCAACGGCCAGAAGGCCGCGCCAACGCCTGAAATGACGAAGACGCTGACGCTTAGTATGAATGAACTGGAAAATATGTTGAACAAGCTGCTCACTCAGCGTGAGCGCAGGGGGTATGCCTGA
- a CDS encoding GPW/gp25 family protein, whose translation MKTQSVFWQPALQRSGDIVEGTADIMQAIHIILRTPCGSDPHRPDFGSNLHLYLDYPIDRAIPHVVRESVEAIKRWEPRCQLLAVKPSVNGAHLTLHVSWKTANGATQTTELLWR comes from the coding sequence ATGAAAACTCAATCTGTTTTTTGGCAACCGGCGCTGCAACGTTCTGGCGACATCGTCGAAGGAACGGCAGATATCATGCAGGCGATTCACATCATCCTGCGGACACCCTGCGGCAGCGACCCACATCGGCCTGACTTTGGTAGCAATCTACATCTGTATCTCGATTATCCGATCGATCGTGCGATCCCGCATGTCGTCAGGGAATCGGTAGAAGCGATCAAACGATGGGAACCTCGCTGCCAGTTACTGGCGGTTAAACCTTCTGTGAATGGGGCTCACCTGACGCTGCACGTTAGCTGGAAAACCGCTAACGGCGCGACACAGACCACGGAGTTGTTATGGCGCTGA
- a CDS encoding phage tail sheath subtilisin-like domain-containing protein yields the protein MAANYLHGVETIEVETGARPVKTVKSAVIGLIGTAPQGAVNDVTLCLSEKDAAQFGSQFSGYTIPQALDAIYDHGAGTVLVINVLDPAKHKSSVSAEKVTFDKATGTAQLANRVVAKLVLTAAEGGQPFVEGQDYTLDAQTGVLKNLGKNIDVTAVVSASYDFADVTKVTAADIIGSINAAGKRTGMKLLNDTYNLYGFFAKILISPVFCTQNSVTTELIALADKLGAIAYIDAPIGTTFAQALSGRGPEGTINFNTSSERARLCYPHVKVYDAETNSERLEPLSARAAGLRAKVDLEKGFWWSSSNQEIKGITGVERQLSAMIDDPQSEVNLLNEQGISTIFNSYGSGLRLWGNRTAAWPTVTHMKNFENVRRTGDVINESIRYFSQQYIDMPINQALIDALVESVNAYGRKLIGDGALLGFKCWFDAARNEQTELAAGYLLLNYKFTPPPPLERLTFEAEITSEYLVTLEGTN from the coding sequence TTGGCCGCTAATTATTTACACGGTGTAGAAACCATTGAAGTTGAAACCGGTGCTCGTCCGGTGAAAACCGTCAAATCTGCGGTGATCGGGTTGATTGGTACGGCGCCGCAGGGTGCGGTAAATGATGTCACGCTGTGTCTATCCGAAAAAGATGCGGCACAGTTCGGTAGCCAGTTCAGCGGTTATACCATCCCACAGGCGCTGGATGCCATTTACGATCACGGAGCAGGTACGGTTCTGGTCATCAACGTGCTGGATCCGGCGAAACACAAATCGTCGGTGAGCGCAGAAAAAGTCACTTTTGACAAAGCGACCGGTACGGCGCAACTGGCTAACCGTGTGGTTGCCAAGCTGGTGCTGACGGCGGCAGAAGGCGGTCAGCCGTTTGTCGAAGGTCAGGACTATACGCTGGATGCACAAACCGGCGTACTGAAAAATCTGGGTAAAAACATCGATGTGACCGCTGTGGTCAGCGCGTCTTACGACTTTGCTGATGTCACGAAAGTGACTGCCGCCGACATCATCGGCAGCATCAACGCCGCGGGCAAACGCACCGGTATGAAGCTGCTGAACGATACCTACAACCTGTACGGCTTCTTTGCCAAGATTCTGATTTCGCCGGTGTTCTGTACGCAAAATAGCGTAACGACCGAGCTGATCGCACTGGCCGACAAACTGGGCGCGATTGCCTACATCGATGCGCCAATCGGCACCACCTTTGCGCAGGCGCTGAGCGGCCGTGGCCCGGAAGGCACGATCAACTTCAACACCAGCTCTGAACGCGCTCGTCTGTGCTATCCGCACGTAAAAGTGTACGACGCGGAAACCAACAGCGAACGTCTGGAACCGCTGTCGGCGCGTGCTGCCGGCCTGCGTGCCAAAGTCGATCTGGAAAAAGGTTTCTGGTGGTCGTCATCCAATCAGGAAATCAAAGGGATCACCGGCGTAGAGCGCCAACTGTCCGCGATGATTGACGATCCGCAGAGCGAAGTGAACCTGCTGAACGAGCAGGGCATCAGCACCATTTTCAACAGCTACGGCTCCGGTCTGCGTCTGTGGGGCAACCGTACCGCAGCCTGGCCAACCGTGACGCACATGAAGAACTTTGAAAACGTGCGTCGTACTGGCGATGTGATTAACGAATCCATCCGTTACTTCAGCCAGCAGTACATCGACATGCCGATCAATCAGGCGCTGATCGATGCGCTGGTGGAATCCGTCAACGCCTATGGCCGCAAGCTGATCGGCGATGGCGCACTGCTGGGCTTCAAATGCTGGTTCGATGCTGCGCGTAACGAGCAAACCGAGCTGGCGGCTGGGTACCTGTTGCTTAACTACAAATTCACTCCGCCGCCGCCGCTTGAGCGTCTGACCTTTGAGGCGGAGATCACCTCGGAATACCTGGTAACGCTGGAGGGCACTAACTGA
- a CDS encoding phage tail protein has protein sequence MFAVLGDIEFKVTAYWDGFNTSFGADYAEHSRIEGKPGLQFIGAKLDEIRISLVFHQQYCTPDVELKRLNEAMRAHQAMALVFGNGDYRGWFVITALTSTSQHTDAKGNVLAMNAELTLREYIGDPKNPLKPPAIQTPVPNVSAITRAVEKVNDFATSLRTAVTYAKKAQSAFKAAKTTVQIVKRMKKNPETALLQVPGLLTQVGNVLTPLSEVEPAFKKTAEAISDAAVQAEKMMPEITAVNKAANDVLKQVRQVADLLQGVDSKNVIERVEAISKHVDAASDTFKGAEPALSKLTAEIVKRVEAYAP, from the coding sequence ATGTTTGCGGTATTAGGAGATATTGAATTTAAAGTGACGGCCTACTGGGACGGCTTTAATACGTCATTCGGGGCAGATTACGCCGAGCATAGCCGTATTGAAGGTAAACCTGGTCTGCAATTCATCGGCGCGAAGCTGGACGAGATTCGCATTAGCCTGGTGTTTCACCAGCAATATTGCACGCCGGATGTGGAACTGAAGCGCTTGAATGAAGCGATGCGAGCGCATCAGGCGATGGCGTTGGTCTTCGGTAATGGGGACTATCGCGGCTGGTTTGTGATTACTGCACTGACCTCGACCAGCCAACATACCGACGCGAAGGGTAACGTATTGGCTATGAATGCCGAGCTGACGCTGCGCGAATACATTGGCGATCCGAAGAATCCGCTCAAGCCGCCGGCGATACAGACGCCTGTTCCTAACGTCAGCGCTATCACCAGGGCTGTCGAGAAAGTGAACGACTTTGCGACCTCGTTACGCACGGCCGTTACGTATGCCAAGAAGGCGCAGTCTGCCTTTAAAGCGGCGAAAACCACGGTGCAGATTGTCAAGCGGATGAAGAAAAATCCCGAAACGGCGCTGTTGCAAGTTCCCGGGCTGTTAACGCAAGTCGGGAATGTATTGACGCCGCTAAGTGAGGTGGAGCCCGCGTTTAAAAAAACGGCAGAAGCCATTTCTGATGCCGCTGTTCAGGCAGAGAAGATGATGCCTGAAATTACGGCGGTGAATAAAGCGGCGAATGATGTGCTGAAACAGGTCAGGCAAGTTGCCGACTTGTTGCAGGGCGTCGACAGTAAAAACGTCATCGAGAGGGTGGAAGCCATCAGTAAACATGTTGATGCAGCTAGCGACACGTTTAAAGGCGCGGAACCTGCGCTGAGCAAACTGACGGCGGAAATCGTGAAGAGGGTTGAAGCATATGCACCTTGA
- a CDS encoding baseplate assembly protein — translation MALTEPNFIERDAAKITAEMIAKYEADSGKTLYPAQAERLLINLFAYRETLLRSAVQEAAKQNLVAFARAPMLDYLAELVGVSRLAAQPARAELRFTPEAPLVSDLLIPAGTRVSASDSVIFTTDSDALLRANGSGVTVMATCTESGEVGNDWLPAQISTLLDDIGDSDLRVVNITKSSGGSAEEDDDRLRERVQLAPESFSTAGSKLAYRFHAMRAHQNIVDVAVMSPEPGEVVLYPLLSTGLPDNSLLSLVESFCSDEQVRPLTDFVSAKSPTQVDYAINAKLTLFNGEQASVVQAAAEKAVQAWVETRTATLGRDIVPSQIIATLSIPGVYQVELVSPSLMVLDDSEWANCTGINVSVVGVSNG, via the coding sequence ATGGCGCTGACAGAACCCAATTTTATTGAACGCGACGCGGCGAAGATTACCGCCGAAATGATCGCGAAATATGAAGCTGACTCAGGGAAAACACTCTATCCAGCGCAGGCCGAACGCCTGCTGATCAACCTCTTTGCTTACCGGGAAACTTTATTGCGTAGCGCGGTCCAGGAAGCCGCCAAGCAGAACCTGGTCGCGTTTGCTCGTGCGCCGATGCTGGATTATCTGGCAGAACTGGTCGGCGTCTCCCGTTTGGCGGCGCAGCCGGCGCGTGCAGAGCTGCGTTTTACCCCCGAAGCGCCGTTAGTCAGCGATTTGCTGATTCCGGCAGGTACCCGAGTTAGCGCATCGGACAGCGTGATTTTCACTACCGACAGCGATGCGCTGCTGAGAGCGAACGGCAGCGGCGTCACTGTAATGGCGACCTGTACTGAAAGTGGCGAAGTGGGCAATGACTGGCTGCCAGCCCAGATCAGTACGCTGCTGGATGATATTGGCGACAGCGATTTACGTGTCGTCAATATCACCAAAAGCAGCGGTGGGTCTGCGGAAGAGGATGACGATCGCCTGCGGGAACGCGTTCAACTGGCGCCGGAGTCGTTTAGCACCGCGGGATCGAAACTGGCGTATCGCTTCCATGCGATGCGGGCGCACCAAAACATTGTTGATGTCGCGGTGATGTCACCGGAACCGGGTGAGGTGGTGCTGTACCCGTTGCTCAGCACTGGTCTGCCGGACAACAGCCTGCTCTCGCTGGTGGAAAGCTTTTGCTCCGACGAGCAGGTGCGCCCGCTGACGGATTTTGTCTCCGCTAAATCCCCCACGCAGGTGGATTACGCCATCAATGCCAAATTGACGCTGTTCAACGGTGAACAGGCTAGTGTCGTTCAGGCTGCGGCGGAGAAAGCCGTGCAAGCCTGGGTTGAAACCCGTACCGCCACACTGGGGCGCGATATTGTTCCGAGCCAGATTATCGCCACGCTTTCCATTCCCGGCGTGTATCAGGTGGAACTCGTTTCACCGTCATTGATGGTGCTTGATGACAGCGAATGGGCGAACTGCACGGGCATCAATGTCAGCGTCGTCGGGGTGTCGAATGGCTGA
- a CDS encoding phage baseplate assembly protein V encodes MSLSRRIGTISALDEVRVMVRVRLPECDNLRTAWLPVLQCNTQNNKDYWLPDIGEQVEVLLDSNGEDGLVLGAIYSAVDVPTLADKDKRAVTFADGAHIEYDRRTHTLTINGGVQHIAISSGTDVVVNAQRVTINAPETTVTGKLLVQGQLTYESGMSGSGGASLSGDVSISGNVSASGSVMDAGGNSNHHSH; translated from the coding sequence ATGAGTTTATCTCGTCGAATTGGCACGATCAGTGCGCTGGATGAGGTTCGCGTGATGGTGCGCGTTCGTCTACCAGAGTGTGACAATCTGCGTACGGCCTGGCTACCGGTGTTACAGTGCAATACGCAGAACAATAAGGATTATTGGTTGCCGGATATTGGCGAACAGGTTGAAGTTCTGCTGGACAGCAACGGCGAAGATGGTCTGGTGCTGGGAGCGATTTACTCCGCTGTTGATGTGCCAACGCTGGCAGATAAGGACAAAAGGGCGGTAACGTTCGCTGACGGCGCGCACATTGAATACGATCGCCGAACGCATACGTTAACGATCAACGGCGGCGTGCAGCATATTGCGATTAGCAGCGGCACAGACGTGGTGGTTAACGCGCAGCGCGTCACTATCAATGCGCCAGAAACGACGGTGACGGGCAAGCTACTGGTGCAAGGGCAACTCACCTATGAGAGCGGGATGTCCGGTTCCGGCGGTGCCAGTCTCAGCGGTGATGTCAGTATCTCTGGTAACGTCAGCGCCAGCGGCAGCGTCATGGACGCTGGCGGCAACTCCAATCACCACTCGCACTAA
- a CDS encoding tail protein X — protein sequence MHLEHITTQGERWDTLSYRYYGDPLGYPRIIAANPHIPIVPLLPSGLLVLIPIIEQAEASNAEDTPPWLR from the coding sequence ATGCACCTTGAACATATCACTACACAGGGCGAACGCTGGGATACCTTGTCCTATCGGTATTACGGCGATCCGCTCGGCTATCCGCGGATCATTGCCGCGAACCCGCATATTCCGATTGTGCCGCTGTTGCCATCAGGCCTGTTGGTGCTGATTCCGATTATTGAACAGGCAGAAGCCAGCAATGCGGAGGACACCCCACCATGGCTGCGTTAA
- a CDS encoding phage late control D family protein → MAALTEELTLLSPAVSDVLQPAFTLWYQQKDITNDIAPYVTSVTYTDSIKNESDSIEVRLDDTDGRWMDKWYPGTGDTLSLKLGYRGETLFNCGTFSIDEIEVSAPPSEVMIRGVATSVNRALRTKSNRGFEDTTLAAIATRIAKKHQLMLVGKIQIIKIDRVTQYAETDVAFLKRLASEYGYVVKVVSDQLIFSHLATLRSQAPIRQIKPTDVARFSLRDTISHVYKNAKTKYQKGSEKKLMVYEADGGVKSEMKSAGAETSADTLKVNARAADASGVRMKTDAALDAHNEKQQTGSMTLMGSPQLAAGNKVELVSFGQLSGQWLIESARHVLERGSGYTTEIGVTRGPITAGKRKSDSGKTLVTYHPDGSQTTQTVKSKKDVGL, encoded by the coding sequence ATGGCTGCGTTAACGGAAGAATTAACCTTGCTCTCTCCCGCCGTGTCGGACGTGCTGCAACCCGCGTTCACCCTGTGGTATCAGCAAAAAGACATTACCAATGATATCGCGCCGTATGTCACCAGCGTGACGTATACCGACAGCATCAAGAATGAATCGGATTCGATCGAGGTCAGGCTCGACGATACCGACGGCCGCTGGATGGATAAGTGGTATCCCGGTACGGGCGATACGCTATCGCTCAAGCTAGGCTATCGCGGTGAAACGCTGTTTAACTGCGGTACGTTCTCGATTGATGAGATTGAGGTTAGCGCACCGCCGAGCGAGGTGATGATTCGCGGCGTTGCGACATCGGTCAACCGTGCATTGCGAACCAAGTCAAACCGCGGTTTTGAAGATACGACGCTAGCCGCCATTGCGACGCGCATCGCGAAAAAGCATCAGTTGATGCTGGTAGGGAAGATTCAAATCATCAAGATCGATCGTGTGACGCAATATGCGGAAACCGATGTCGCTTTTCTAAAGCGGCTCGCCAGCGAATATGGCTATGTTGTGAAAGTGGTCAGTGACCAGCTGATTTTTTCCCATCTGGCAACGCTGCGCAGCCAGGCACCTATTCGACAAATCAAGCCAACGGATGTCGCGCGTTTTTCACTGCGCGACACCATCAGCCACGTCTATAAAAACGCCAAGACGAAATATCAGAAAGGGAGTGAAAAGAAACTGATGGTTTATGAAGCTGACGGAGGCGTGAAAAGCGAAATGAAGTCTGCTGGCGCCGAGACCAGCGCGGATACGCTGAAAGTTAACGCCCGCGCGGCGGATGCCTCTGGTGTGCGGATGAAAACGGATGCCGCGTTGGATGCGCATAACGAAAAGCAACAAACGGGATCGATGACGCTGATGGGTAGCCCACAATTGGCGGCGGGGAATAAAGTTGAACTGGTGTCGTTCGGCCAGCTTTCTGGTCAATGGTTGATCGAATCGGCGCGCCATGTTCTGGAACGAGGTAGTGGTTATACCACCGAGATCGGTGTGACGCGCGGACCGATTACGGCAGGCAAGCGTAAGTCGGACAGCGGAAAAACGCTGGTGACGTACCATCCTGATGGCAGCCAGACAACACAAACGGTTAAGAGTAAAAAGGATGTGGGGTTATGA
- a CDS encoding GpE family phage tail protein — protein sequence MLWKAQALLARWFRFQPSEIDALELDDFERWLDEASEQIKRENGEED from the coding sequence CTGCTGTGGAAAGCGCAGGCGCTACTGGCGAGGTGGTTTCGCTTTCAGCCGAGTGAAATTGATGCGCTGGAACTGGACGATTTTGAACGCTGGCTGGATGAAGCCAGCGAACAGATAAAACGTGAGAACGGTGAGGAAGACTGA
- a CDS encoding phage major tail tube protein gives MAGKIEVNRITNANIYINGTNLLGRAQEIKLPDVSMIMQEHKALGMVGKIELPAGFDKLEGEIKWNSFYREAMLAAANPYQSLALQCRSSVERYGSQGRIEEVPLVTYMTIMFKKNPLGTFKQHENPDFSSAFNCTYIKQVMNGEDLLELDYMSNIFMVGGMDQLNSYRANIGG, from the coding sequence ATGGCCGGGAAAATTGAAGTAAACCGTATTACCAACGCCAACATCTACATCAATGGCACCAACCTGCTGGGACGTGCGCAGGAAATCAAACTGCCGGATGTCTCCATGATCATGCAGGAGCATAAAGCGCTGGGTATGGTCGGCAAGATCGAACTGCCTGCGGGCTTCGACAAGTTGGAAGGTGAGATCAAATGGAACTCCTTCTACCGCGAAGCGATGCTTGCGGCGGCGAACCCGTACCAGTCGCTGGCGTTACAGTGCCGCTCCAGCGTGGAACGCTACGGCTCTCAAGGCCGCATTGAAGAAGTGCCGCTGGTGACGTACATGACCATCATGTTCAAAAAGAATCCGCTGGGCACGTTCAAGCAGCACGAAAACCCGGATTTTAGCAGCGCGTTCAATTGCACCTACATCAAGCAGGTGATGAACGGTGAAGACCTGCTGGAGCTGGATTATATGTCCAACATCTTCATGGTGGGCGGTATGGATCAACTGAACAGCTACCGCGCCAATATCGGCGGTTAA